Proteins from a genomic interval of Amycolatopsis sp. cg13:
- a CDS encoding TetR/AcrR family transcriptional regulator, with the protein MTAAPRTARERVRAELTREIKDEARRQLAEVGALGLSLRAVARELGMVSSALYRYFPSRDHLLTALIVDAYNAVGEAAEQADPRTGDPRTRWRAIWRATREWARANPHEYALIYGSPIPGYQAPQDTVGPAGRVAFALVAVLRDAHPHEPAVTAPMSEELRAQADQLTRILEIDAPAEVVMRAIGAWTQLFGALNFELFGQYVGSVDPTDAYFEHLIGQMADFVGL; encoded by the coding sequence ATGACTGCCGCACCCCGGACCGCCCGCGAACGCGTCCGCGCCGAGCTGACCCGCGAGATCAAGGACGAGGCCCGCCGCCAGCTGGCCGAGGTCGGCGCGCTCGGACTTTCCCTGCGCGCGGTCGCCCGTGAACTCGGGATGGTCTCGTCGGCGCTGTACCGGTACTTCCCGAGCCGAGATCACCTGCTCACCGCACTGATCGTCGACGCGTACAACGCCGTCGGAGAGGCCGCCGAGCAGGCCGATCCGCGCACCGGCGACCCGCGGACGCGCTGGCGAGCCATCTGGCGCGCGACCCGCGAGTGGGCGCGCGCGAACCCGCACGAGTACGCGCTCATCTACGGCTCGCCGATCCCCGGTTACCAGGCTCCGCAGGACACCGTCGGGCCCGCCGGGCGAGTGGCGTTCGCGCTGGTCGCGGTGCTGCGCGACGCCCATCCGCACGAGCCAGCGGTCACCGCGCCGATGTCGGAGGAGCTGCGCGCGCAGGCCGATCAGCTCACCCGGATCCTGGAGATCGACGCGCCCGCCGAGGTCGTCATGCGTGCCATCGGGGCCTGGACGCAGCTGTTCGGCGCGCTCAACTTCGAGCTGTTCGGCCAGTACGTCGGCAGTGTCGACCCCACCGACGCGTACTTCGAGCACCTCATCGGGCAGATGGCGGACTTCGTCGGCCTGTAG
- a CDS encoding PQQ-dependent sugar dehydrogenase, whose amino-acid sequence MAWRKLRSLLVAALAAVAVPIAVAPAAAADTPALPPGFVLRDLPTGLGQYEFTDFAWLPDDSVLALGKSGVVNWVPAAGAGAPQRIATFPVETQGDMGLTSIALAPDYATSHQIYLNRSVSLGNGQYTLRAAKFTVQLDGQGHPSGLTGEQVIFDLPGSPYYIHGLDTVYPAPDGTLWYSVGDNGDAGKTNPVAFVAQDLDSPFGKILHITADGKGVPSNPYYTASAPDSARSKVFASGFRNPFRFSLDPKSGLPVVGDVGWYTWEELDVVQPGANLAWPCYEGNHPTPGYSTDARCASVVNTPPLWDYQHGTGPAQGNSVTGGIVYGGTTYPAAYQGAYFFGDYAGQKIWTLRYDAQGKLTQAPTSPPPFQNIGGVTRISAAPNGDIVFSDLNSGVLRRLSYSTNNAPPVAKATSSTDPDTRTVSFDASGSTDADGDPLTYAWDFGDGSTGTGIQASHQYGDGASFTATLTVTDPLGGVGTAKIAVAPGNHSPVLTLTAPDKNFAVGEPVSLSATATDVEDGALPVTWTSLIRHCPDLGACHVHPGDGATGPTLTVPFTDHTDSRMEFTATVTDSAGVQASKTYVAYPRQHRLTLVGTQPAALSIPSEGGVSSAMVTEGATFDVTAALVGTDGVSKFTGWQDGPATSSWSITVGAGDMTLTANYVTAIDQRYAAEPGLRSLLGAPTGPEVVDGPVRYRVYANGRLYWSAATGVREIGGQILARYLAIGGHQIYGPPVTDETRTPDGVGRYNHLLGTPGSQAASIYWTASTGAHSVQGQIRAKWAALGWERGVGYPTTDESGTPDGVGRYNHFTGGSVYWTPAGGAHQIGGAIRDKWASLGWERGLGYPATDESGTPDGVGRYNHFTVGGSIYWTPSTGAHQIGGAIRDKWASLGWERGMGYPTTDETGTPNGTARYNHFTGGGSIYWSAGTGAHMVQGEIRKRWAALGWENGYLRLPTSDEYPISGGARSDFQGGYIIYRNGAATDYRW is encoded by the coding sequence ATGGCCTGGCGCAAGCTCCGTTCCCTGCTCGTGGCCGCACTCGCGGCGGTCGCGGTTCCCATCGCGGTCGCCCCGGCGGCAGCTGCCGACACTCCGGCGCTGCCGCCGGGGTTCGTCTTGCGGGACCTGCCGACCGGGCTCGGGCAGTACGAGTTCACCGACTTCGCCTGGCTGCCCGACGACAGCGTGCTTGCCCTCGGCAAGTCCGGCGTCGTCAACTGGGTCCCGGCCGCGGGCGCCGGCGCGCCGCAGCGGATCGCGACCTTCCCGGTCGAGACGCAGGGCGACATGGGCCTCACGAGCATCGCGCTCGCGCCGGACTACGCCACCTCGCACCAGATCTACCTGAACCGCTCGGTGTCGCTGGGCAATGGCCAGTACACGCTGCGCGCCGCCAAGTTCACCGTGCAGCTCGACGGCCAGGGCCATCCGTCCGGACTGACCGGCGAGCAGGTGATTTTCGACCTGCCCGGCAGCCCGTATTACATCCACGGCCTCGACACGGTTTACCCCGCGCCGGACGGCACCCTCTGGTACTCCGTCGGCGACAACGGCGACGCGGGCAAGACCAATCCGGTCGCCTTCGTCGCGCAGGACCTCGATTCGCCGTTCGGCAAGATCCTGCATATCACCGCGGATGGCAAGGGTGTGCCGAGCAACCCGTACTACACCGCTTCCGCGCCGGATTCCGCTCGCAGCAAGGTGTTCGCGAGCGGTTTCCGCAACCCGTTCCGGTTCAGTCTCGACCCGAAGAGCGGCCTTCCGGTGGTCGGCGACGTCGGCTGGTACACCTGGGAAGAGCTGGACGTCGTGCAGCCTGGCGCGAATCTCGCGTGGCCTTGTTACGAGGGGAACCATCCCACGCCGGGTTATTCGACGGACGCGCGTTGTGCTTCGGTGGTGAACACTCCGCCGTTGTGGGATTACCAGCACGGGACTGGTCCCGCGCAGGGCAACAGCGTGACCGGTGGGATTGTGTATGGGGGCACTACTTATCCGGCTGCTTACCAGGGCGCGTATTTCTTCGGCGACTACGCGGGGCAGAAGATCTGGACGTTGCGGTATGACGCGCAGGGCAAGCTCACGCAGGCACCGACGAGTCCGCCGCCGTTCCAGAATATCGGTGGGGTTACTCGGATTTCCGCCGCGCCTAACGGGGACATCGTCTTCAGCGACCTCAACTCCGGGGTGCTTCGGCGGTTGAGTTACTCGACGAACAACGCTCCGCCGGTGGCCAAGGCCACGTCTTCGACAGATCCGGATACTCGCACCGTTTCCTTTGACGCCAGTGGTTCTACTGATGCTGACGGGGACCCGCTCACATACGCCTGGGACTTCGGCGATGGCAGTACCGGTACCGGGATTCAGGCCAGCCATCAGTACGGGGACGGTGCTTCGTTCACCGCGACTTTGACGGTGACGGATCCGCTTGGCGGGGTTGGGACGGCGAAGATCGCTGTCGCGCCGGGTAACCACTCGCCGGTGTTGACTTTGACCGCGCCGGACAAGAATTTCGCGGTGGGTGAGCCGGTTTCGTTGTCCGCCACGGCCACGGACGTTGAGGATGGAGCGCTTCCCGTTACGTGGACGTCGTTGATTCGGCATTGTCCGGATCTTGGGGCTTGTCATGTGCATCCTGGGGACGGGGCTACTGGGCCTACCTTGACGGTTCCGTTTACTGATCACACTGACTCGCGGATGGAGTTCACCGCGACTGTCACCGATAGTGCGGGAGTGCAGGCCAGTAAGACCTATGTTGCTTACCCGCGCCAGCATCGGTTGACGTTGGTGGGGACGCAGCCCGCCGCGTTGAGCATCCCGAGCGAGGGTGGCGTCAGCAGTGCGATGGTCACGGAGGGTGCGACGTTTGACGTGACCGCGGCGTTGGTTGGCACCGACGGGGTCTCCAAGTTCACCGGTTGGCAGGACGGTCCGGCTACCTCTTCGTGGTCGATCACCGTGGGGGCTGGTGATATGACGCTCACTGCCAACTACGTGACGGCGATTGACCAGCGGTATGCGGCTGAGCCGGGATTGCGGAGTTTGCTTGGTGCGCCAACGGGTCCTGAGGTGGTGGACGGCCCGGTGCGGTACCGCGTTTACGCGAACGGCCGGTTGTACTGGTCGGCGGCTACCGGGGTGCGGGAGATCGGCGGGCAGATCCTGGCCCGCTATCTCGCGATCGGCGGGCATCAGATTTATGGGCCGCCGGTGACCGACGAGACTCGGACTCCGGACGGAGTGGGCCGGTATAACCATTTGCTGGGTACGCCCGGCAGCCAGGCTGCTTCTATTTACTGGACCGCGTCCACGGGGGCGCATTCGGTGCAGGGGCAGATCCGGGCCAAGTGGGCTGCTCTCGGCTGGGAACGCGGGGTGGGGTATCCGACCACTGACGAGTCCGGTACTCCCGACGGGGTCGGGCGGTATAACCATTTCACTGGTGGATCGGTTTATTGGACGCCTGCCGGTGGGGCGCATCAGATCGGCGGGGCTATTCGGGACAAGTGGGCTTCGCTGGGCTGGGAGCGGGGTCTTGGCTACCCGGCTACAGACGAGTCCGGGACGCCGGACGGAGTGGGGCGGTACAACCACTTCACGGTCGGCGGCTCGATCTATTGGACCCCTTCTACTGGGGCGCACCAGATTGGCGGGGCGATCCGGGACAAGTGGGCCTCGCTGGGTTGGGAGCGCGGGATGGGGTATCCGACCACCGACGAAACCGGGACTCCTAACGGGACCGCGCGGTACAACCACTTCACCGGCGGTGGCTCGATTTACTGGAGTGCGGGCACCGGGGCGCACATGGTGCAAGGGGAGATTCGCAAGCGGTGGGCCGCGCTCGGTTGGGAGAACGGGTATTTGAGGTTGCCGACCTCGGATGAGTACCCGATCAGCGGGGGCGCTCGCAGCGATTTCCAGGGTGGCTACATTATTTACCGGAATGGGGCCGCGACGGATTATCGTTGGTGA
- a CDS encoding 3-hydroxyacyl-CoA dehydrogenase, whose product MTGWAGRVGRIRVIGTGVMGRGIVQLAATGGATVELADAAPDAVNAAIEHVGAMVDRLVAKGKLAEDAGRAAKERLVPVDGPLAPAEGVDLVIEAVREDLETKQTLFAGLEKVCGPDTIFATNTSSLSVTEIAAGITDPARMIGLHFFNPVPLMRLVEVIPGARTADWLPGEALELVRSWGHEPVLAKDAPGFLVNHAGRGLNTEALQILSESLASPAEIDRIARDVLGLKLGPFELLDLTGLDVSHAVLESIWSGFHAEPRLRPSWLTRPRVAAGLFGRKTGEGFYRYTDGKQELPAEVPAPPAPSMPVYAADERLGRLLSAAGVDVVPDAYPDTVLLVTLRGESTVEAARQLELPASRVCGIDALGYESRFTLSVHPGLDPQYGRAAWGALAATGTPVTVVRDGAAPIAQRLLASIINTACYIADQGLAAPADIDTAVRLGLGYPRGPLEWGDLVGPEKVLRILNGLLRATGDPRYRPSGWLTERVALGLPLASTGTRPADLA is encoded by the coding sequence GTGACGGGATGGGCCGGACGGGTCGGCAGGATCCGGGTGATCGGCACCGGCGTGATGGGACGAGGCATCGTCCAGCTCGCCGCGACCGGCGGAGCCACCGTGGAACTCGCGGACGCAGCACCGGACGCGGTCAACGCGGCGATCGAGCACGTCGGCGCGATGGTCGACCGGCTGGTCGCCAAGGGCAAACTGGCCGAAGACGCCGGCCGCGCGGCGAAGGAGCGACTGGTCCCGGTCGACGGCCCGCTCGCGCCCGCCGAGGGCGTGGATCTGGTGATCGAAGCCGTCCGCGAAGACCTGGAAACGAAGCAAACCCTCTTCGCCGGCCTGGAGAAGGTCTGTGGCCCAGACACCATCTTCGCGACCAACACCAGCTCGCTGTCCGTCACCGAAATCGCCGCCGGGATCACTGACCCCGCACGCATGATCGGCCTGCACTTCTTCAACCCGGTCCCGCTGATGCGCCTGGTCGAGGTCATCCCCGGCGCTCGCACCGCCGACTGGCTGCCGGGCGAAGCGCTCGAACTGGTCCGCAGCTGGGGCCACGAACCCGTGCTGGCGAAGGACGCCCCCGGCTTCCTCGTCAACCACGCAGGCCGCGGCCTGAACACCGAAGCCCTGCAGATTCTTTCGGAGTCTCTCGCTTCTCCCGCCGAAATCGACCGCATCGCGCGCGACGTCCTCGGTCTCAAGCTGGGCCCGTTCGAGCTGCTGGACCTCACCGGGCTGGACGTCTCGCACGCGGTGCTGGAAAGCATCTGGAGCGGCTTCCACGCCGAACCACGCCTGCGCCCGTCGTGGCTCACCCGCCCGCGCGTCGCCGCCGGACTCTTCGGCCGCAAAACCGGCGAAGGCTTCTACCGCTACACCGACGGAAAACAAGAACTCCCCGCCGAGGTTCCGGCCCCGCCCGCTCCCTCGATGCCGGTCTACGCCGCCGACGAACGCCTTGGCCGCCTCCTGTCCGCAGCAGGCGTCGACGTCGTCCCCGACGCCTACCCCGACACGGTTCTCCTGGTGACCCTGCGCGGAGAGTCCACTGTGGAGGCTGCCCGGCAGTTGGAGCTGCCCGCCTCACGGGTCTGCGGAATCGACGCCCTGGGCTACGAATCGCGATTCACGCTGTCTGTCCACCCTGGACTGGACCCGCAGTACGGCCGCGCCGCCTGGGGCGCCCTGGCCGCCACCGGGACTCCCGTAACGGTCGTCCGCGACGGTGCCGCGCCCATCGCACAACGCCTTCTGGCTTCGATCATCAACACGGCCTGCTACATCGCCGACCAGGGTCTGGCAGCTCCCGCGGATATCGACACCGCCGTACGGCTGGGCCTTGGCTATCCCCGAGGTCCGCTGGAATGGGGCGATCTGGTCGGTCCGGAGAAGGTCCTGCGGATTCTGAATGGCCTGCTGCGAGCCACCGGGGATCCTCGTTACCGTCCCAGCGGGTGGCTGACTGAACGGGTCGCGCTGGGTCTGCCGCTCGCCTCCACCGGCACCCGGCCCGCTGATCTGGCCTGA
- a CDS encoding nitroreductase family deazaflavin-dependent oxidoreductase codes for MTSTRYVEPGKATAAFNGVVRWLTKRGVSVWGSRVLGVRGRKSGELREIPVNLLPFEGKQYLVAARGETQWVRNLRAAGEGQLTVGRRTEAFTYRELANEEKPAILRSYLKRWAFEVGVFFDGVDAKAPEEKLLEIAPGYPVFEVFTK; via the coding sequence ATGACCAGCACTCGTTACGTCGAACCGGGCAAGGCGACCGCGGCGTTCAACGGCGTCGTCCGCTGGCTCACCAAGCGCGGCGTCAGTGTGTGGGGCAGCCGGGTGCTGGGCGTTCGCGGTCGCAAGTCCGGCGAGCTGCGCGAGATCCCGGTGAACCTGCTGCCGTTCGAGGGCAAGCAGTACCTGGTGGCCGCGCGCGGCGAAACCCAGTGGGTGCGGAATCTCCGCGCCGCGGGCGAGGGCCAGCTGACCGTCGGGCGGCGCACCGAGGCGTTCACCTACCGCGAGCTGGCGAACGAGGAGAAGCCCGCCATCCTGCGCTCGTACCTCAAGCGCTGGGCGTTCGAGGTCGGCGTGTTCTTCGACGGGGTGGACGCGAAGGCTCCGGAGGAGAAGCTGCTGGAGATCGCGCCGGGCTACCCGGTGTTCGAGGTCTTCACCAAGTGA
- a CDS encoding L,D-transpeptidase family protein: MIYGPVSMLPGRKGHATPTGTFHVLSKEKLHLSKQFDNAPMPNSVFFYPGDAFHTGSLKVYSHGCIHLSAASSLRFFNTLHVGDVVQVVP, encoded by the coding sequence GTGATCTACGGCCCCGTCTCGATGCTGCCCGGGCGCAAGGGGCACGCGACCCCGACCGGCACGTTCCACGTGCTGTCCAAGGAAAAGCTGCACCTGAGCAAGCAGTTCGACAACGCGCCGATGCCGAACTCGGTCTTCTTCTACCCGGGCGACGCGTTCCACACCGGCAGCCTGAAGGTGTACTCGCACGGCTGCATCCACCTGTCGGCGGCGTCGTCGCTGCGGTTCTTCAACACCCTGCACGTCGGCGACGTGGTCCAGGTCGTGCCCTGA